In a single window of the Campylobacter fetus subsp. testudinum 03-427 genome:
- the kdsC gene encoding 3-deoxy-D-manno-octulosonate 8-phosphate phosphatase, YrbI family: protein MIEIIFLDVDGCLSDGGIYKTNTGDEFKRFDVKDGFAIEQWNKLGKISAIITGKKSLIVENRAKELGIKYCFQGVKDKFAQADEILKLEGFGWENAAAIGDDLNDMKLLSKVAISFKPIDAHNSIKADIELSKKGGYGAVREMIDILIDRLNLKDEWMKRWL from the coding sequence ATGATAGAAATTATCTTTTTAGATGTTGATGGCTGTCTTAGCGATGGTGGAATTTATAAAACAAATACCGGAGATGAGTTCAAAAGATTTGACGTAAAAGACGGTTTTGCTATAGAACAGTGGAATAAACTTGGTAAAATTTCAGCCATCATAACTGGCAAGAAATCCCTTATAGTAGAAAACAGGGCAAAAGAACTTGGTATAAAATACTGTTTTCAAGGAGTAAAAGATAAATTTGCTCAAGCAGATGAAATTCTAAAGTTAGAGGGATTTGGCTGGGAGAATGCCGCTGCTATAGGCGATGATCTAAATGATATGAAATTACTTTCTAAAGTAGCTATCAGTTTTAAGCCTATAGACGCTCATAACTCTATTAAAGCAGATATAGAGCTTAGTAAAAAAGGTGGTTATGGGGCTGTTAGAGAGATGATAGATATATTGATAGATCGTTTAAATTTAAAAGATGAGTGGATGAAGCGTTGGTTATAA
- the mrdA gene encoding penicillin-binding protein 2 (Pfam matches to PF00905.18 Transpeptidase, and to PF03717.11 PBP_dimer), with product MRMRIVYAILILVWTILLVRIYYLSIKSNEYYEEIAEKNAIKTELIAPVRGQVFDIKGKPLAVNRLGFSVLVKPHLRKNEKVLDEEINILTHTFTDLNATKLKKDYLKNDSPYNQDFVEVIEFIDYDSMIPHFAKLSLRENIMIKPASKRHYPFNDLASHVIGYVGRANQKDVETDELTKLTNYTGRSGVERYYNQILQGNAGERKTKVTALNQEVEEVSYTSATSKDITLTLESELQQYVAEVFNKDSGAVVVMSLKDGAILAAGSFPEYDLNPFVTGITQKEWDAIINNLDHPFTNKLVNSLYPPGSVVKMAMGMAFFDSGKIDPTTKIMCDPYFELGGRKFRNWKNYGYENMTIVEALKESCDTYFYRGAYKVGIDTIAPVLEKYGFGVRSGIDLPNEYIGIVPNKDWKRTKSKEPWYQGDTLNTSIGQGSFLATPVQVARDTAIFASGVDMTPHFLYSIDGKIIEWKTKDILTPQEKSYLKYIRRGMYEVSNIQGGTGFRALSASKISLGAKTGTAQVVGISQSEKTRMKESEMKRYERSHAWITTYGPYEDPQFVVTVLVEHGSSGGSAGGPIVAKIYNKLLDMGYIDKKYIKKEMR from the coding sequence ATGAGAATGCGTATTGTTTATGCTATTTTGATTTTAGTATGGACTATTTTGCTTGTTAGAATATATTATTTAAGTATAAAATCAAATGAATATTATGAAGAGATAGCCGAAAAAAATGCTATCAAAACAGAGCTTATAGCTCCTGTTAGAGGGCAGGTTTTTGATATAAAAGGAAAGCCGTTAGCCGTAAATAGGCTTGGTTTTTCAGTGTTAGTAAAGCCTCACTTGAGAAAAAATGAGAAAGTTTTAGATGAGGAGATAAATATTTTAACTCATACTTTTACTGATCTAAATGCTACGAAATTAAAAAAAGATTATTTAAAAAATGACTCTCCGTATAATCAAGACTTTGTAGAAGTTATTGAATTTATAGATTACGATAGTATGATTCCTCATTTTGCAAAGCTGAGTTTAAGAGAAAATATCATGATTAAACCAGCTAGTAAGCGTCACTATCCATTTAATGATCTAGCAAGTCATGTTATAGGATATGTTGGTAGAGCAAATCAAAAAGATGTAGAAACCGATGAGCTGACTAAGCTTACAAATTATACCGGAAGAAGCGGTGTTGAGAGATATTATAATCAAATTTTACAAGGCAACGCAGGAGAGAGAAAAACCAAAGTTACTGCTTTAAATCAAGAAGTTGAAGAGGTATCATACACGAGCGCTACTAGTAAAGATATAACTCTTACTTTAGAATCAGAGTTGCAGCAGTATGTTGCTGAAGTGTTTAATAAAGACTCTGGAGCAGTAGTAGTGATGAGCCTTAAAGACGGCGCTATTTTAGCTGCTGGAAGTTTTCCTGAATATGATTTAAATCCGTTTGTGACAGGAATAACTCAAAAAGAGTGGGACGCTATTATAAATAATTTAGATCATCCATTTACTAACAAACTAGTAAATTCTTTATATCCTCCAGGAAGCGTTGTCAAAATGGCTATGGGAATGGCGTTTTTTGATAGTGGGAAGATAGATCCTACCACAAAAATAATGTGCGATCCGTATTTTGAGCTTGGTGGTAGGAAGTTTCGTAACTGGAAAAATTACGGTTATGAAAATATGACTATAGTCGAAGCTTTAAAAGAGAGTTGCGATACTTATTTTTATAGAGGCGCGTATAAAGTAGGTATAGATACTATCGCTCCTGTTTTGGAGAAATACGGATTTGGTGTTAGAAGCGGAATTGATCTACCAAATGAGTACATAGGTATAGTTCCAAACAAAGATTGGAAAAGAACAAAGTCAAAAGAGCCGTGGTATCAAGGTGATACGTTAAATACATCCATTGGTCAAGGAAGTTTTTTAGCTACTCCTGTGCAAGTAGCAAGAGATACTGCTATCTTTGCTTCTGGAGTTGATATGACGCCACACTTTTTGTACAGTATAGATGGTAAAATCATAGAGTGGAAAACTAAAGATATCTTAACTCCACAAGAAAAATCATATCTAAAATATATTAGGCGTGGTATGTATGAGGTTTCAAATATTCAAGGCGGAACAGGTTTTAGAGCTTTAAGCGCATCTAAAATATCTCTTGGAGCAAAAACTGGAACGGCGCAAGTAGTAGGAATATCTCAAAGCGAAAAAACTAGAATGAAAGAGTCTGAGATGAAACGCTATGAGAGATCTCACGCGTGGATTACTACTTATGGGCCATATGAAGATCCGCAGTTTGTAGTTACTGTTTTGGTAGAACATGGTAGCAGTGGAGGAAGTGCTGGAGGGCCTATTGTTGCTAAAATTTATAATAAGTTATTAGATATGGGTTATATAGATAAAAAATATATAAAAAAAGAGATGAGATAG
- a CDS encoding putative membrane protein, whose product MQTFSSMQRNSVNLLSLRFIVFCAMLIAYEMLSSTSHIVPPFIGLFFAYIVILKNESERNMNNFDKRWYLAILFLIFAEQIHGFELFSTILNFLIFYYFIHDWLKINMKWRQCLLIIFVFSGYIGTLLMSNLILYILNQPRLWISYEYLIYIVVESVIAILLFKERVL is encoded by the coding sequence ATGCAAACATTTTCCAGTATGCAACGAAATAGCGTTAATTTACTATCTTTAAGATTCATAGTATTTTGTGCTATGCTTATAGCTTATGAAATGCTAAGTTCTACTAGTCACATAGTGCCGCCTTTTATCGGGTTATTTTTCGCCTATATAGTTATACTCAAAAATGAGAGCGAAAGAAATATGAATAACTTTGATAAGAGATGGTATCTAGCTATTTTATTTCTTATTTTTGCTGAGCAGATACATGGATTTGAGCTATTTTCTACGATTTTAAATTTTTTGATATTTTACTATTTTATACATGATTGGTTAAAAATAAATATGAAATGGAGACAATGTTTGCTCATTATATTTGTTTTTAGTGGGTATATAGGAACTCTTTTGATGAGCAATTTAATCTTATATATCTTAAATCAACCGCGACTTTGGATAAGTTATGAATATCTTATTTATATAGTTGTTGAATCTGTTATAGCTATACTTCTTTTTAAGGAAAGAGTATTATGA
- the engB gene encoding ribosome biogenesis GTP-binding protein YsxC/EngB (Pfam match to PF01926.19 MMR_HSR1) translates to MIRIVSAKFLTSSVNSLDAPDFGISEVAFLGRSNVGKSSIINALTNHQGLAKSSSTPGKTQLINFFEVIFDNDGQKIPIIFVDLPGFGYAKVSKSLHSAWQKNLDEFLRNRINIKTFVHLVDSRHSNLEKDENLGVYLSEFIRNDQKILNLYTKCDKLNQSERSKVLKMDSSAILVSSTKKTGIDKAVKTIYNSIFGLVSSDDNV, encoded by the coding sequence GTGATTAGGATAGTAAGCGCTAAGTTTCTTACGTCATCTGTTAATTCTTTGGACGCTCCTGATTTTGGTATTAGCGAAGTTGCATTTTTAGGACGTAGCAATGTTGGTAAGAGTTCTATCATAAATGCTCTTACAAATCATCAGGGTTTGGCAAAGTCTAGCTCTACTCCAGGAAAAACTCAGCTGATAAACTTTTTTGAAGTAATTTTTGATAATGATGGACAAAAAATACCTATTATCTTTGTAGATTTACCGGGATTTGGTTATGCTAAAGTAAGCAAAAGTCTCCATAGTGCATGGCAGAAAAATTTAGATGAGTTTTTAAGAAATAGAATCAATATAAAAACTTTTGTTCATTTAGTTGATTCAAGGCATTCAAATTTGGAAAAAGATGAGAATTTAGGTGTTTATCTTAGTGAATTTATAAGAAATGATCAAAAGATTTTAAATTTATATACAAAATGCGACAAGCTAAATCAGAGCGAAAGATCAAAAGTATTAAAGATGGATAGTTCTGCTATTTTAGTATCTAGTACAAAAAAAACCGGTATAGATAAAGCGGTTAAAACTATATATAACAGCATTTTTGGACTTGTGAGTAGTGATGATAACGTATAA
- a CDS encoding acetyltransferase (Pfam match to PF13508.2 Acetyltransf_7), which produces MITYKKAKLKNIPLMQSIVKKEIENGIILPRNDDEIATNIRSYTLAYKDDELVGYSALHIHAPNLAEVRSLVVKESLRGQSIGGGLVKELLKEAKDLEIEQVFTLTYQKSFFEKLGFNEIPKEKLPAQKIWADCIKCKHFPVCNEIALIYYL; this is translated from the coding sequence ATGATAACGTATAAAAAAGCAAAATTAAAAAACATACCTCTTATGCAATCCATAGTAAAAAAAGAGATAGAAAACGGGATAATTTTACCTAGAAACGATGATGAAATAGCTACTAATATCCGCTCATACACACTTGCTTACAAAGATGATGAGTTAGTCGGATATAGCGCACTCCACATTCATGCTCCAAATTTAGCTGAAGTAAGAAGTCTTGTTGTAAAAGAGAGTTTAAGAGGTCAAAGCATAGGAGGCGGGCTCGTAAAAGAGCTTTTAAAAGAAGCTAAGGATTTAGAAATTGAGCAGGTTTTTACATTGACTTATCAAAAAAGTTTTTTTGAAAAATTGGGTTTTAATGAGATACCAAAAGAGAAACTTCCGGCTCAAAAAATTTGGGCTGATTGTATCAAATGCAAACATTTTCCAGTATGCAACGAAATAGCGTTAATTTACTATCTTTAA
- the rlpA gene encoding rare lipoprotein A (Pfam matches to PF03330.14 DPBB_1, and to PF05036.9 SPOR): MLYLNKISIIVITILFFTGCSVVKNLPYYPGTSDFKTNQVNNSSSMQKATMRPYTINGKTYYPTVVEVGDTASGIASWYGPNFHGKKTSNGESYNMNAMTAAHKTLPMNTMVKVSNLKNGKSTVVRINDRGPFVSGRIIDLSKAAANDISMIAAGTAPVRLEVLGFYGKIETPSNKSATTHTYSGGNFMVQIGAFRKKDGANTYKTQYDKTSGYRTAVRNYILEGEPIYRVFLTGFRSEDEARDFIGTSKFKGAFIVRDN, translated from the coding sequence TTGTTATACCTAAATAAAATTTCAATTATAGTTATAACCATCCTATTTTTTACAGGTTGTTCGGTGGTAAAAAATTTACCTTATTATCCGGGTACTAGTGACTTTAAAACAAATCAAGTAAATAACTCCTCAAGTATGCAAAAAGCCACGATGCGCCCTTATACTATAAATGGCAAAACATACTATCCTACGGTTGTTGAAGTAGGTGACACTGCAAGTGGTATAGCTAGTTGGTATGGTCCTAATTTTCATGGAAAAAAGACTAGTAACGGTGAGAGTTATAATATGAACGCTATGACAGCAGCTCATAAAACTTTACCTATGAATACTATGGTTAAGGTTTCAAATTTAAAAAACGGAAAATCTACAGTAGTCAGGATAAATGATAGAGGACCTTTTGTATCAGGCAGGATAATAGACCTATCAAAAGCTGCAGCAAACGATATATCTATGATAGCAGCAGGTACTGCTCCTGTTAGACTTGAGGTTTTAGGATTCTATGGTAAGATAGAAACTCCAAGCAATAAATCAGCAACCACGCATACATATTCTGGAGGAAATTTTATGGTGCAAATCGGAGCGTTTAGGAAAAAAGACGGGGCTAATACCTATAAAACTCAATACGATAAAACAAGCGGTTATAGAACTGCAGTTAGAAACTATATCTTAGAAGGAGAACCTATATATAGAGTGTTCCTTACTGGATTTAGAAGCGAAGATGAAGCTAGGGATTTCATAGGCACTAGTAAATTTAAAGGCGCATTTATAGTAAGGGATAATTAA
- a CDS encoding putative lipooligosaccharide transport system, substrate-binding component (LptC family): MVIKIFYFVIALFSVSMVFLMLQTPYSANIYINELKVANMQASNVISYELNSTLVYGKYKASDVTRYETYDLLNSFNGLFLRGDYIHSLSSKLATLKDNNITLKNSAIYKNLITGLRYDSEEIIYDSKAKIINSNVPFKITQNADTIVGQSVIYDIMDNTIYAQKVKGWFYEK; the protein is encoded by the coding sequence TTGGTTATAAAAATATTCTATTTTGTGATCGCTCTTTTTAGTGTAAGTATGGTATTTCTAATGCTACAAACTCCATACTCAGCAAATATATATATAAATGAGTTAAAAGTGGCTAATATGCAAGCTAGTAATGTTATTAGCTATGAATTAAACTCTACTTTAGTGTATGGCAAATACAAAGCTAGCGATGTCACGAGATATGAAACTTATGATCTTTTAAATAGCTTTAATGGGCTGTTTTTAAGGGGGGATTACATTCACTCTTTGAGTTCAAAATTAGCTACACTAAAAGATAATAATATAACTTTAAAAAATAGTGCGATTTATAAAAATTTAATAACTGGATTAAGATATGACTCAGAAGAAATTATCTATGACTCTAAAGCGAAGATTATAAATAGCAATGTGCCTTTTAAAATAACTCAAAACGCAGATACTATAGTGGGTCAAAGCGTAATTTACGATATAATGGACAATACGATATATGCACAAAAGGTAAAAGGATGGTTTTACGAAAAGTAG
- a CDS encoding putative lipooligosaccharide transport system, periplasmic component (LptA family) (Pfam match to PF03968.10 OstA), which yields MVLRKVVLILCFFTIGLNAEQVEVTADNFFADEKSLTSDLKGNVIIKKGSYDTLTSNSVKIYFDAKRQPIKYVATGNAKFKAVLNKKNYNGSGDILIYEPLKKTYTLSGDAYLHEEQTDKKVYGDEIVVNQGNGTYKVSSKDKKPVKLIFQVEDK from the coding sequence ATGGTTTTACGAAAAGTAGTTTTGATTTTATGTTTTTTTACTATCGGCTTAAATGCCGAGCAAGTAGAAGTTACTGCTGATAATTTTTTTGCAGACGAGAAGTCGCTAACCAGTGATCTAAAAGGTAATGTTATTATAAAAAAAGGAAGTTATGATACTTTAACTTCTAATAGTGTAAAAATATATTTTGATGCTAAAAGGCAGCCTATTAAATATGTTGCTACTGGAAACGCTAAATTTAAAGCTGTTTTAAATAAAAAAAATTACAACGGTAGCGGAGATATACTGATATACGAGCCGTTAAAAAAAACTTATACATTGAGCGGAGATGCGTATTTGCATGAAGAGCAAACCGATAAAAAAGTATATGGCGATGAAATCGTCGTAAATCAAGGCAATGGAACATATAAAGTAAGCAGCAAAGATAAAAAGCCGGTAAAATTAATATTTCAAGTAGAGGATAAATAA
- the hisB gene encoding imidazoleglycerol-phosphate dehydratase (Pfam match to PF00475.14 IGPD) — protein MVKKHRETKETDISVELEIYGSGKCEIDTGVGFFDHMLNALCKHSLMDIKLVCKGDLFIDDHHSVEDCGIVLGSAIKESIYPLSCVERYGNSVVVMDEAAVECAIDLSNRAYLVYESSLNEKIGSFDSELIQEFFQALAMNAGITLHLIKLRGDNSHHIAEATFKAFAVAFRRAISKNDRMGTPSTKGVL, from the coding sequence ATGGTAAAAAAACATAGAGAGACTAAAGAGACTGATATTAGTGTAGAGCTTGAAATTTATGGAAGCGGCAAATGCGAGATAGACACTGGAGTAGGATTTTTTGATCATATGCTAAATGCTCTTTGCAAACATTCGTTGATGGATATAAAACTTGTTTGCAAAGGAGATCTGTTTATAGATGATCATCATAGTGTTGAGGATTGTGGTATAGTATTAGGATCTGCTATAAAAGAGAGCATATATCCGCTTAGCTGTGTTGAGAGATATGGTAATAGCGTAGTGGTTATGGACGAAGCTGCGGTTGAGTGCGCAATTGACCTATCAAATAGAGCGTATCTAGTATATGAAAGTAGCTTAAATGAAAAAATAGGCTCATTTGATAGTGAGCTTATACAAGAATTTTTTCAAGCTTTGGCTATGAATGCAGGTATAACACTTCATCTAATAAAGCTAAGAGGAGATAACTCTCATCATATAGCAGAGGCAACTTTTAAAGCTTTTGCCGTAGCATTTAGACGCGCTATAAGCAAAAACGATAGAATGGGAACACCTAGTACAAAAGGTGTTTTATGA